CATCGAGCATCGAGGCTCGAGCCTCGAGTATCCCGCTTCATGGTCTGGTAATGACCATCCCCCTTCTTTAGTCCTAATGAAGGTTTTTGAGCCGGAAGCTGGAAAAACCTTCCTCAATGTCCAAGATTATCTTTACCGCTGCCAGGTTCCTGTCCCAAAACTCTATGGTTACCATCTGGAAAAAGGACTTATCTTTATGGAAGACCTGGGGGATGACACCCTTGAATTAGAAGTCAAGAATATCTCAGGCTCATCCCCATCTTCCTTAATAAAATATTACCATCAAGCCATAGATTGCCTTCTTGATATGCAGTTAAAAACTACCCTGAACAGAGACCCAGGCTGCCTGGCCTTCAGTTTGGCCTTTGATGTGGATAAGTTTATGTTTGAGTTTGACTTTTTTATTCAGAATGTCATCCTGAAACATAAGGCTAAAAAAATCAGGCCAAAAGACGAAAAGGAGATTAAAAAACAATTCCTCTCTATTGCCAGTCGGCTTAGTGAAGAACCGCGGTATTTTACTCATCGGGATTACCACAGCCGAAACCTCCTTATCTTTCAAGACAAAATAAGAATGGTGGATTTTCAGGATGCCAGAATGGGACTCTGCCAGTATGACCTGGCTTCCTTGCTGAGAGATTCTTACGTGGTTCTGGACAATAATCTTAGAGCCGATTTGATCAACTACTACCTTGACGGCAAGGAGGGGTTAGAAGGCCGGCCTGTGGACAG
This is a stretch of genomic DNA from bacterium. It encodes these proteins:
- a CDS encoding phosphotransferase gives rise to the protein MNNPLFPPHLSVEVENILGVKEPFLSLIKLPGDASNREFYRLNIASSPATTKRSSILDARSSSLQPPASSLGPRASSLEPRASSIEHRGSSLEYPASWSGNDHPPSLVLMKVFEPEAGKTFLNVQDYLYRCQVPVPKLYGYHLEKGLIFMEDLGDDTLELEVKNISGSSPSSLIKYYHQAIDCLLDMQLKTTLNRDPGCLAFSLAFDVDKFMFEFDFFIQNVILKHKAKKIRPKDEKEIKKQFLSIASRLSEEPRYFTHRDYHSRNLLIFQDKIRMVDFQDARMGLCQYDLASLLRDSYVVLDNNLRADLINYYLDGKEGLEGRPVDRDKFKEIFDYTCLQRNLKAAGSFTYLTYEKNKPNFLQYLPDTFTYVKENLFQHPELTTLHQLLSEYVEEIR